A window of Clostridium novyi genomic DNA:
AGTTATTATTTCTCCTAAAAAAATATATGATCCATACTTTTCTGTAATAAGCATATTATTTTTTCCTATAAATCCAATTCCACTTAAGTATGCAATATATCTTTCTGGAAGAGAATTGCTATCTACAAAGTAAGAAGCTTCTCCTCCAAGAATTTTAATAAACTCACATATTTTTTTTAGATATGAACTAACAACTTCATGATAATCACTACCTAACGTATATTTTGAAAAATATATTTTAGAGTAACTAATTTGTTCATGTAAATAAGGAAAAGCAATAGATATTATTGTTTTTCCTTTTTCCATATAAATAAAGGGATTTATTCTTTTATCAATATCATTTTCTTCAAATTCATTTTCAAGATTTAGTTCTTTCCTATTAATATAGTATTCTTTTAATTCTGTAAAAACCCTACATTTAGTAAATCCAACTATATCTAATCCTAATTCGCTACAATATTCAATAATTTTTTTCTTACAGTTCATTTACACCTATTTTTCCTTTCTTCATTAATTATTACTTTATTTATTATTATTTCTTAGTATTATCCATAGTTATAGAATGAACTACTTTACCAGGTATTCCAACAACAGTTGCTCCATCCGGAACCTCCTTTAAAACAACAGCATTTGCACCAATCTTTGCATAATCTCCGATATATATAGGTCCAAGTATCTTGGCACCAGACCCTATAAGCACATTATTGCCAACTGTAGGATGCCTTTTACCTTTATCCTTTCCTGTTCCACCAAGAGTAACCCCATGATATAGTGTTACATTATCCCCTACTTCTGCTGTTTCACCTATTACAACTCCCATACCATGGTCTATAAATAATCCTTTTCCTATTTTTGCACCTGGATGAATTTCTATTCCCGTTAAAAATCTTGCAAATTGTGATATGAATCTTGCGATAAAATAGCTCCTTTTTCTATAAAAAAAGTGTGCCATTCTATAATATATTAATGCATGAATACATGGATATAACAATAATACCTCTATTCTATTTCTAGCTGCTGGATCATTCTCCAAAACATTATCTATATCATACTTAAGAACTTTAAAAAATTTAAACATAATTAATATCTCCACCCCATTTTGAAAATAAAAAAAGCCTTATCTCTAATAATATTAGAGACAAAGCTAAACTCTGCGTTTCCACTCTATTTGAATAAAATCCCACCTCTTTTCAAGCACTATTATATCTTATACTATAATTTTATGCTCTATTACTATAACGGGTAAAACCGTTGCAGCCTACTTTATTTCGGTGCAAAACTCCAAAGGGCACTTCATATAAATTCAATATAGAAATCTTTCAGCATATGACTTCCTCTCTGAATATCTAATTTATATTACTTTCCTTCTTCACTGTATTTCATACTATTATACTAAGGATTATATTTTTATTATATGAATTCACCTTTAAATTGTCAATATATTTTAAATTTTACAGATATACTTTAGCTGCAAAATCTATGTTTTCCTATTATTTTTATAAGGGGTCTAGACCAAATCCATCCACTTGTAGCAGTATCAGGATTAAAATAATATACCGCTCCATCTGATGGATCCCATCCATTTAAAGCATCTCGGGCTGCTTTAATTGAACTTTGCTCAAGTTCCGCATTTATCTGTCCATCAACTATAGCTGTAAAAGCACCTGGTTGATATATAACTCCTGCTATTGAAGATGGAAATCTTGAATCTCTAGTTCTGTTTAACACTACAGCTCCAACAGCTACTTGCCCTTCATATGGTTCCCCTCTAGCTTCTCCATTTATTAATCTTGCAAGTAACATTACATCTGAGTTATTAGATGTAGAATTATTAGATGCTATTGCATGTTGACCTCCCCCTTTTCCGTCATTTATTCCAAGGGCAGCCAAAGTATAATCTCCTACTATTCCATCTACTGTAAGATCATTTTTTCTTTGAAACTCTTTTACCGCTAAATAAGTTTCGTATCCATATTTACCATCTAATTCCCCATTATAATAATCCCATGCTTTTAATCTTCTTTGTATTTCCGTTACAATAGAATCTTTAGTTCCATACTTATATACCGAAGTCTTAACAGCGTTATAATACGGAATTATATTTTGAGGAATACCCGCATATGAAAATAATAATACTACTACAAGTAAACATATCCTCTTAAAATCCAATCTACCTTTCATTAAAAGTCTCCTCCTAAAATATTGAGTATGATTTCATCTTGTACATATAGTTTGTGCATATTTCAAAAAAAATACTCGTAAAAATAAATAAGTGATTACACCTTAAAAATGTAATCACTTATTTATAAGTTTAAATATATAAACTAAACAACTCTTTTTAATTTTCTTTTTAATTTTTCTCCTAAATATTCCTCAACTATATCATTCACTATAACAATTCCTTGTAATTTTTCTTCTTTATCAATAACAGGAATTGTTATAAGATCATATTTTACAAACTTTGTAATAGCATTATCTATATTCTCATCATCTTTTAATTTTATAAATTCTTTTTTCATTATATCTCTAAGTTTCATATTACCATCACAAAATACTAATTGTCTAAAAGGTACAACCCCTTCTAACTTTTCTTTTTGATCTGTTATATAAATATTATAACTAATCTTTTCTTCAGGGTGTATTTCTTTTAAAAGTTCTATTGTTTCAGCAGCAGTAATATTTACATTGAATGCAACAAAATCCGTATTCATTACACTACCAACAGTTTCTTCTTCATATCTCATAAGATCTCTTACCTTCTCTTCATCCTCTGTTTGTAGTGTAATCAATAATTTTTCTGCCATTTCTTCATCAACTTCCTCCAAAATATCCGCAATTTCATCATTAGACATATTATTTAAAATTCTAGACATCTTACTCTGATTCATTGTTTCTAATATATCAGCTTGAATTTCTGGCTCTATTTCCTCTAATGTATCTGCTGCTAAATGTTCATCTAAACTTTCAAATATTTTATTTCTATATTTGAAATCTAGTTCTTCTAATATATCAGCAATATCTGCAGGATGTAATTCAGATATTCTTTTATAA
This region includes:
- the epsC gene encoding serine O-acetyltransferase EpsC, yielding MFKFFKVLKYDIDNVLENDPAARNRIEVLLLYPCIHALIYYRMAHFFYRKRSYFIARFISQFARFLTGIEIHPGAKIGKGLFIDHGMGVVIGETAEVGDNVTLYHGVTLGGTGKDKGKRHPTVGNNVLIGSGAKILGPIYIGDYAKIGANAVVLKEVPDGATVVGIPGKVVHSITMDNTKK
- the sleB gene encoding spore cortex-lytic enzyme, whose protein sequence is MKGRLDFKRICLLVVVLLFSYAGIPQNIIPYYNAVKTSVYKYGTKDSIVTEIQRRLKAWDYYNGELDGKYGYETYLAVKEFQRKNDLTVDGIVGDYTLAALGINDGKGGGQHAIASNNSTSNNSDVMLLARLINGEARGEPYEGQVAVGAVVLNRTRDSRFPSSIAGVIYQPGAFTAIVDGQINAELEQSSIKAARDALNGWDPSDGAVYYFNPDTATSGWIWSRPLIKIIGKHRFCS
- a CDS encoding magnesium transporter, whose product is MKKLNSFYLSQALHKNIYDEYNDHIGKLMDIYVTTGEGYPKAIGYKVKKGGEIYNYEFRSIEVFNEIGKIVIKVKGVKDIIPWAYSYLLSENLLDKQIVDVNGKKVVRVNDLIMASITSDIRVIAVETGFLALSRRRGFEGIVKCFYKLFKKPIYDKTIMWDDVESLEMIDDSLKIAVPYKRISELHPADIADILEELDFKYRNKIFESLDEHLAADTLEEIEPEIQADILETMNQSKMSRILNNMSNDEIADILEEVDEEMAEKLLITLQTEDEEKVRDLMRYEEETVGSVMNTDFVAFNVNITAAETIELLKEIHPEEKISYNIYITDQKEKLEGVVPFRQLVFCDGNMKLRDIMKKEFIKLKDDENIDNAITKFVKYDLITIPVIDKEEKLQGIVIVNDIVEEYLGEKLKRKLKRVV